Below is a genomic region from Parus major isolate Abel chromosome 19, Parus_major1.1, whole genome shotgun sequence.
GGGGATCGAGGTAGTGGAGGTGGAACTAGAAAGGTAGTAACAACTGAAACATTCCTGAGGTGTGGAAGAGGCATTTCTAAGCAAGTAACTGCTAATTAACTAACATGTACAAGTTACAACTTGAGCTGCAGTCTGAGTCAAGTGCACTGCTCATAAATTGTTTCACTCCCATAGTTCAGTGTTTGGATTTTTCAAAAGTTGAGGAGCTGCAAAGCAGGAGCATTAACAATATGTAGCTAATAAGTTTCTCAACCCCTCAAGCACTATGAGCCAAGTGCACATACTCCCTTTACTGCATGTCTATTATAGACATTACACAATAAGCAGAATGGTTGTCTCTTGAGGAACTGTTTGAGTGAGGAATGGGGAGCAGAAGAACTGTTCAGAATGCTCTGGTCTCCTTGAACAAGAGGGGGTTCTCAGAGAATACAAGTGACTAATTCATTTACAGCCCTAAATTCCTGCCAACTCGCCATCTCAAGGCCTGTAGATCCAGAACATAGAACAAATCACTTACTGTTCCATATTTAAGTAGTGTAGGCACTCCTGTTAGTTTCAGATTCTTCCTGAATTCATTGTTGGGATCCTTCCAGCTGTTCAGAAAGAAGGTGTTAAGCTTGTAGGGGGGCATTCTGAAGTTAAAATAGCTTCAAAATGATTCAAAGGCCTTTGCCTCACACCTTCCCAACTCCCTTCTCAAAACAAGCATGCAGATCATTTATGTCAGAGATGGTGAAGGCCTCAAAAAATTATTGGCTCCTTACAGAAAAGGACAGCTCAGTTTTTCCAACAGGGTAACAACCAGTCCAAGAGTCATCCCATTTTTCAGCATTCAAAGGTACTTACTAGGGTCTATCTCCAACTAGGCAGTAGATGAAAACTGACTCATCAGGCAGGTTATGAAGTTCCTTCCTCACAATTGGCTcagctagaaaataatttttaaaatctgttagTACTTAATATTTGTGCTACAGAATCACACGTATTTACTTGGACCAGCAAAACTGCTTATTAATGTTTTGTCTGCTTTAGTTAGAGATCTCTAATTCATTTCACCTGTCTATCCACAAGTTTTTCAGAGTTCATTATGTACTTGAACACTGACTGGATTTGTGTTTGAGTAAAGAGCAATTTCTTCTCTAGCACAAAGAGAACCACTCATTCTGTCCTGTCCCGGGTGTGACAGCTCAGCACGGCGCCCTACGGTTCCATAGCGCACCTTCACACCTGCTCAGACACATAAAGTCCAGGTAGTTCAGCGCCGTGATTCTGAGAACCGCCTTCACCTGCTGCCGCCAGACACCGTCGGGGAGGGCACCGCTGCGCCTGGACACATTCAGCATAGGTGAAACTGACCGCAGGTCTCTGTGTTTGCTGGCCGTGCGCCAGCCTTCACCAGAAACCTGTGCCGCTCCATGTGGGCAACGGAAAGGGCAGCGCGGCAGCCCGCTCGCGGAACTGTGCCTGGAGCCCGGCACCggcactggggctgctgtgctcgCCCAGCATTTTCCGGGAAGGCACCGGGAGCCTCTCCGGCTTCCCCCGGACTGACACGGCCCATGCCGCAGGCAGGGCGCTCCCCCCACGGGCCTCACCCGTCACGCAGTCGGGACACCAACTCCTGCCCTCGGCGTCCTTATCGCCGCAGAAGAGCACGAAGATAGGCCGGCCGTGGTAACTCTGCGCCGTCCGCACGAACTCGGGATAGCCGCGGACCTGCAACTCTACCCAGCCCATGGCGGCAGCGGctccgcccggcccggcccgcgcGGCCGCCGTAGCTCCGCGCGCTCCCGGCGGCCCTTGCGGCGGCGGGACCGGGTTCGAACGGCGCCTGGTGGGTCCAGGCGCGGCCTGGTTCGCCcgtcctccctccctctctgcctctctcttcctcacttcctccttccctctcgccctctctgcctcccaccttcccttcctccttcctcctgccctctctgcctccctccGCCTCCCTCCTCTTTGCCTCCTTTCTgcctcctccctctctcctctctgtctcccctccctctgccttgcGGCAGCGCCCAGGACCCGCTGGTGCCGGTGCCGCCC
It encodes:
- the TXNDC17 gene encoding thioredoxin domain-containing protein 17, which produces MGWVELQVRGYPEFVRTAQSYHGRPIFVLFCGDKDAEGRSWCPDCVTAEPIVRKELHNLPDESVFIYCLVGDRPYWKDPNNEFRKNLKLTGVPTLLKYGTPQKLVEEECFKAELVRMLFTED